In one window of Frigoriglobus tundricola DNA:
- a CDS encoding Uma2 family endonuclease: MATSLLAAPSQSAATAQLLTENWLRNVFSSDLYTVSGRGDAEPDGDHTPAVVVTRRAAGEPPVLVVTVSDAPVSADTVEDAGRHAAAGVRDYWVIEVGARRLHIFRDPQPAADAKHGYSYQQVRVHSQNALVAPLAAEIHLAQVINLLPW, encoded by the coding sequence ATGGCCACGTCCCTTCTCGCCGCGCCGAGTCAATCGGCCGCGACCGCGCAACTCCTGACCGAGAACTGGTTGCGGAACGTCTTCTCCTCGGACCTGTACACCGTCAGCGGGCGCGGCGACGCGGAACCCGACGGCGACCACACCCCGGCCGTCGTTGTGACGCGCCGGGCCGCGGGCGAGCCGCCCGTACTCGTGGTGACGGTGTCCGACGCGCCGGTGTCCGCCGACACCGTCGAGGACGCGGGGCGGCACGCCGCCGCGGGGGTCCGCGATTACTGGGTGATCGAGGTCGGCGCCCGCCGGCTGCACATCTTCCGCGACCCGCAGCCCGCCGCGGACGCGAAACACGGCTATAGTTACCAACAGGTGCGCGTCCACTCGCAGAACGCGCTCGTCGCGCCGCTGGCCGCGGAAATCCACCTGGCCCAGGTGATCAACCTGTTGCCGTGGTAG